Genomic DNA from Nitratidesulfovibrio vulgaris str. Hildenborough:
CCAGCATATGCCGGAACACTTCACCGGAGCCTTTTCGCGCCGCCTTGACGGCATCTGCCGTATCCGGGTGCGCGAAGCGGAGGACGGAGACATCATGGCGCGGGGTCAGGCACTCATCGCCCCCGGTAGCAGCCACATGTTGCTCAAGCGCAACGGCTCGCGCTATACGGTGGAGGTCAAGGACGGCCCCCTCGTGAGACGGCACCGTCCCTCTGTCGATGTGCTGTTCCGGTCGGCTGCGCGCTATGCCGGGGCCAATGCGGTCGCCGCCATCCTCACGGGGATGGGCGATGACGGCGCGGCGGGCATGAAGGAACTGCACGACATGGGGGCCCATACCATCGCGCAGGATGAGGCGACGTGCATCGTCTTTGGCATGCCCCATGAGGCCATCAGGCTGGGTGGCGTCGACAGGGTGCTGCCCCTTGACGCCATCGCACCCGCCGTGCTCAAGGCCTGCGCGGGTTCATAGATACGCAAGAACAGGAGACCATGATGAGTGACGAACCTAAGGGCGCGATACTGCAGCGCGACAAGCTCACCTACGCCATCGTACCCCGCACCCCGTGCGGTCTTCTCACCCCCGACGTGCTTGATGCCGTGTCGCGGGTCTGCAGGAAGTACGAAGTGCCGATCATCAAGATCACATCCGGGCAGCGTCTGGCCCTTGTCGGCATGAAGAAGGAAGCCGTCGAACCCATGTGGGAAGAGCTTCGCCTTGACGTCGGACGTGCCGTAGAACTTTGCGTGCACTATGTGCAGGCGTGCCCCGGTACGGCGGTCTGCCGGTTCGGCCTTCAGGATTCCCTCGGCATCGGCGTGGCCATAGAAGAGGAATATGTCGGGCACGACTTCCCAGCCAAGGTCAAGTTCGGCATTTCGGGCTGTCCCTTCTGCTGTGGCGAAAGCTACCTGCGAGATGTAGGTCTCGTGGGCACCAAGAAGGGCTGGACGCTCATCGTGGGTGGCAATTCCGGCGGGCATCCGCGCATCGGCGATGTGCTTGCAGAAGAGCTTTCCACTGATGAGGCCAAGGGGCTGATACGTAAGTTCATGGAGTTCTATCGCGATAACTCGGGTAAACGGCTGCGTGTCTCCAAGTTCGTCGAGAAGACGGGCATCGAGGCCATACGGCAGGCGGTACTCGGTTAGAATCAGGGGGGCTGCGGCCCCCTTCCTTTTTGATGCCCCCTCGTGGGAGGGCCCCATGTCTGCGTGCCGTTTCCGCCAACCCGGCATCCCGTGCCGGTCCGTGGTCAGGATGTCATGCACTCCGGTGGACTGGCAGCTTGAGGGGTACTCGTGCATACGGTACGTCGTGCAGTCCCCATCAGTCCCCATGTAGGCCTACCCTGTGACACTGCTGGCAATCCCGTCCATGGGGGTGTGCGACCATCGCCGAAGCCGACCACGACATCGGGCACACAGGATATGAACGGGACTGTTGTACGCCCGGTCTCTGGCAGGCCAACGTTGTGAACCCGTCTGGTGTCGCGTGGATTTCGAGGCCTATGGAAGTCTGAACACGGCGGAGTCAGAACGTGAGGTCACGCCTTGGGGCGATGCCGGTAAAGCCTGACCTCGACAGGTTCGAGCGTTACAAGCCCCTCTTCGAGAATGGCCTCGACCTCTGGCATGAAAGCCTCTATACGCTCGGCACTGTCTATGATTTCGATGACAAGAGGAAGGCTTTCGGCCAGATGCAGCACACGTGCAGTGTGCAGGGTGCTGTTTGCCCCGAAACCGGCGAGGGCGCGTTGCATG
This window encodes:
- a CDS encoding DUF190 domain-containing protein, translated to MPAPSGTATRLRIYFAEDDMHEGRALHTVIIEKAMQAKLAGATMQRALAGFGANSTLHTARVLHLAESLPLVIEIIDSAERIEAFMPEVEAILEEGLVTLEPVEVRLYRHRPKA
- a CDS encoding nitrite/sulfite reductase domain-containing protein; translation: MSDEPKGAILQRDKLTYAIVPRTPCGLLTPDVLDAVSRVCRKYEVPIIKITSGQRLALVGMKKEAVEPMWEELRLDVGRAVELCVHYVQACPGTAVCRFGLQDSLGIGVAIEEEYVGHDFPAKVKFGISGCPFCCGESYLRDVGLVGTKKGWTLIVGGNSGGHPRIGDVLAEELSTDEAKGLIRKFMEFYRDNSGKRLRVSKFVEKTGIEAIRQAVLG